A single region of the Maniola hyperantus unplaced genomic scaffold, iAphHyp1.2, whole genome shotgun sequence genome encodes:
- the LOC117995979 gene encoding uncharacterized protein, translated as MSVVVNSFSSGIGGGGFLLLRKKVDGQDLFDMFDFRETAPENVSIEDLQRHQDASKIGGTAVCTPGEVMGLYEAHKQYGRLPWARLFEENIAIARGFRASRILIVKLHNNKERVLGDEGLSAVFARNGVLVEEGDTVVRENYARTLEKIAQDPMSFYREELADKIVASIQRNGGSVTGQNMAEYRAKKRDVIEGQYLDFKVYTTSLPTSGVLVLEALKILEHIDFDKLKTVDREDRMYIFYHMLIETFKFISAKRGELGDPDFLESYKLIISNLVSNKHTRSDIFQKIKTTNTLEHNDYEQAVPFVEDHGTTHLNVVDQDGTIVQITSTINLEFGANFMDPETGIIFNNQIDDFFIPQVENSYNLPPMIGNLIQKKKRPFSSISPIFCYL; from the coding sequence atgtcggtagtGGTGAACTCGTTTTCGTCAGGCATCGGCGGCGGCGGGTTCCTCCTGCTCCGCAAGAAGGTCGACGGGCAGGACCTCTTCGACATGTTCGACTTCAGGGAGACTGCCCCGGAGAACGTCAGCATCGAAGACCTCCAGAGGCACCAGGACGCATCCAAGATAGGCGGGACGGCGGTCTGCACGCCGGGCGAGGTCATGGGGCTGTACGAGGCGCACAAGCAGTACGGCAGGCTCCCGTGGGCGCGTCTGTTTGAGGAGAACATCGCGATTGCGAGGGGGTTCAGGGCAAGCCGCATCCTGATTGTAAAGCTGCACAACAACAAGGAGAGGGTCCTCGGGGACGAGGGCCTGAGCGCGGTCTTCGCAAGAAACGGCGTGCTTGTCGAGGAGGGCGACACGGTGGTCAGGGAGAACTATGCGCGGACGCTTGAGAAGATCGCGCAGGACCCGATGTCCTTCTACCGTGAAGAGCTTGCCGACAAGATAGTCGCGTCGATCCAGAGAAACGGCGGGTCGGTGACCGGGCAGAACATGGCGGAGTACAGGGCAAAGAAACGCGATGTGATAGAGGGGCAGTACCTGGACTTCAAGGTCTACACCACCTCGCTGCCGACGTCTGGTGTCCTGGTGCTCGAGGCGCTGAAGATACTGGAGCACATCGACTTCGACAAGCTGAAAACGGTAGATCGCGAGGACAGGATGTACATCTTCTACCACATGCTGATCGAGACGTTCAAGTTCATATCTGCAAAGCGGGGCGAGCTTGGCGACCCGGACTTTCTGGAAAGCTACAAGCTTATCATCTCCAACCTTGTTTCAAACAAGCATACTCGGAGCGACATTTTTCAGAAGATTAAGACCACCAACACTCTCGAGCACAACGATTACGAGCAAGCCGTGCCGTTTGTCGAAGACCACGGGACCACGCACCTCAATGTTGTGGACCAGGACGGCACGATCGTCCAGATCACGTCGACCATCAATCTTGAGTTCGGTGCTAACTTCATGGACCCGGAGACAGGCATTATCTTCAACAACCAAATCGACGATTTCTTCATTCCGCAGGTCGAGAACTCGTACAATCTGCCGCCGATGATCGGGAATCTAATCCAGAAGAAGAAAAGACCCTTTTCATCCATCTCACCTATTTTCtgttatttatag
- the LOC138404610 gene encoding uncharacterized protein, which produces MDKVSVGLLTVFNHETQEWELYKGRIEQWFLANEIDDDADESGEKRRAILLSSCAEPTYKLVRDLALPNELSYLSYAQVVSLLDGHFKAKKCGFAERFKFHSACQGNRESLSEWAARVRGLAKDCSFPAVVLNEMLRDRFVLGMANGKVRERLFEKSLEGMTIEKALQWAESVFWASEGARQAATTAPPSQDLALSPFVEVHAVTARQPGSSQGRQVNSAKKGSASRSVPANKKKCCVCNVFGHDSQICRYRSFTCRLCGVKGHIQRACVAKKGQDNQHFLQFHSDEQVDGDDGKRLIFNLRSYHGQPMRETIVVDSIGFAKSSGAIIIVIRPGNSKNGKKESVFTD; this is translated from the exons ATGGATAAAGTGTCAGTGGGCTTATTGACAGTGTTTAATCACGAAACACAGGAATGGGAGTTGTACAAAGGACGCATAGAACAATGGTTTCTCGCAAATGAAATCGACGATGACGCGGACGAGTCAGGCGAAAAGCGGCGGGCGATTTTGTTGAGTAGTTGTGCGG aaccTACCTATAAACTCGTTAGGGATTTAGCATTACCTAATGAGCTTTCCTATCTGTCTTACGCCCAAGTTGTATCGTTGCTGGATGGACATTTCAAAGCAAAGAAATGTGGGTTTGCGGAACGTTTTAAATTCCATAGTGCCTGTCAAGGTAATAGGGAGTCCTTGAGCGAGTGGGCCGCCCGAGTACGAGGATTAGCAAAGGATTGCAGTTTTCCGGCCGTCGTTCTGAATGAGATGCTGCGCGACAGATTCGTCCTCGGTATGGCGAATGGCAAAGTTCGGGAACGACTCTTCGAGAAGTCCCTCGAGGGAATGACAATAGAAAAAGCGTTGCAATGGGCGGAAAGTGTATTTTGGGCTAGCGAGGGAGCACGACAGGCAGCCACGACAGCGCCGCCATCTCAAGATCTGGCCTTATCACCTTTCGTCGAGGTACACGCAGTAACGGCCAGGCAACCAGGGTCGTCCCAAGGAAGACAAGTGAATAGTGCTAAGAAAGGAAGTGCGTCTCGATCAGTGccagctaataaaaaaaagtgttgcGTGTGTAACGTTTTCGGTCATGATAGCCAAATCTGTAGATATAGGTCGTTTACTTGTAGGCTATGCGGGGTCAAAGGTCATATACAGCGCGCCTGTGTCGCCAAGAAAGGACAGGACAACCAGCATTTCCTACAGTTTCATTCGGATGAGCAGGTCGATGGCGATGATGGTAAGCGACTCATATTTAATCTTCGTAGCTATCACGGACAACCGATGCGGGAAACGATTGTGGTGGATAGT ATTGGATTTGCTAAATCCTCCGGTgcgatcatcatcgtcatccgACCGGGAAATAGCAAAAACGGTAAAAAGGAATCAGTGTTCACAGATTAA